One genomic region from Pseudochaenichthys georgianus chromosome 15, fPseGeo1.2, whole genome shotgun sequence encodes:
- the fhip2a gene encoding FHF complex subunit HOOK interacting protein 2A isoform X2 → MKQQVLTFYTKLLAHIRQPLLPHINVHRPVQKLVRLCGDVLAAPTENEEIQFLCIVCSKLKQDPYLVNFFLENKSKRPEAKRPTEAGKDNVLDPDTGQSAAMGRADRPEEVAAAASTSSPTNNNNNGNNYNLVTSLLNLTKSPDGRIVVKACEGLMLLVSLPEPAAAKCLTENTGLCELLTDRLVSFYKALPQSMDPLDIETVESVNWGLDVYNLKEDAAIFTGKRPLISFLSWLDYCDQLIKEAQKSAAAVMARNVRERFFVSVMEPQLMQTSEVGILTSTALLNRIIRQVTSEALLQEMIYFLLGEETEPETAATVAQNPLRHRLIEHCDHLSDEISIMTLRLFEQLIQKPNQHVLHSLVLRGLGERNYLENKPQEEREPLENGLPHDAVDLEEDPLFGDDLSSDSRLSGSDWLTSSPPQSPDNSKSDGKTEVHKIVNSFLCLVPDEAKSSYQVEGTGYDTYLRDAHRQFRDYCGVCQRWDWRGNPKPLEKCNLDSPFFEGHFLKVLFDRMGRILDQPYDVNLQVTAVLSKLSMFPHPHLHEYLLDPYINLAPGCRSLFSVIVRVRLDYTLYLIYC, encoded by the exons ATGAAGCAGCAGGTGCTCACCTTCTACACAAAGCTGCTAGCACACATTCGTCAACCTCTCCTGCCACACATCAATGTCCACAGACCTGTGCAG AAACTGGTCCGTCTGTGTGGAGATGTGCTGGCTGCTCCTACAGAAAACGAAGAGATTCAGTTCCTCTGTATAGTCTGTTCCAAACTGAAGCAGGACCCATACCTTGTCAACTTCTTCCTCGAG AACAAATCAAAGCGACCTGAGGCGAAGAGACCTACAGAGGCGGGGAAGGACAATGTGTTGGATCCAGACACCGGTCAGTCTGCAGCAATGGGGCGGGCTGACCGCCCAGAGGAAGTTGCAGCTGCTGCCTCCACCTCTAGTCCcaccaataacaacaataacGGCAACAATTACAATCTCGTCACATCGCTGCTCAACCTCACAAAGAGCCCC GATGGCAGGATAGTGGTGAAGGCATGCGAGGGTCTGATGCTGCTGGTCAGTTTGCCAGAGCCTGCAGCTGCCAAGTGTTTAACAGAAAACACAGGACTCTGTGAGCTGCTGACTGACAGGCTGGTGTCCTTCTATAAAGCCCTGCCACAGTCCATGGACCCCTTGGACATCGAGACGGTGGAGTCTGTTAACTGGGG TCTGGACGTGTATAACCTGAAGGAGGATGCCGCTATCTTCACAGGAAAGAGGCCTCTCATCTCCTTCCTGTCGTGGCTAGATTACTGTGACCAGCTCATCAAGGAGGCTCAGAAG tcagcagcagcagtgatgGCAAGAAATGTGAGGGAAAGATTCTTTGTGTCTGTGATGGAGCCGCAGCTGATGCAGAC GTCGGAGGTGGGCATCCTGACCTCCACGGCCCTGCTGAACAGGATCATCAGGCAGGTGACCTCAGAGGCTCTGCTGCAGGAGATGATCTACTTCTTGCTGGGAGAGGAGACGGAGCCAGAGACCGCTGCGACTGTGGCTCAGAATCCACTGCGACACAGACTCATCGAGCACTGCGACCATCTCTCAGACGAG ATCAGCATCATGACGCTGCGGCTGTTTGAGCAGCTGATCCAGAAGCCCAACCAGCACGTCCTGCACAGCTTGGTGCTGCGCGGCCTGGGGGAGAGGAACTACCTGGAGAACAAACCCCAGGAGGAGCGGGAGCCCCTGGAGAACGGGCTGCCCCACGATGCGGT AGACCTTGAGGAGGATCCACTGTTCGGGGATGACCTCTCTTCTGATAGCAGGCTGTCCGGATCTGATTGGCTCACCTCGTCTCCACCACAGAGTCCTGACAACTCAAAGTCTGACGGCAAGACAGAGGTCCACAAGATCGtcaacag TTTCCTGTGTTTGGTGCCTGATGAGGCCAAGTCATCGTATCAAGTCGAAGGCACAGGCTATGACACCTACCTCAGAGACGCTcacagacag TTCAGGGACTATTGTGGGGTCTGCCAGCGGTGGGACTGGAGGGGGAATCCAAAACCTTTAGAGAAGTGTAACCTGGACAGCCCGTTCTTCGAGGGCCACTTCCTCAAGGTTCTCTTCGACAGGATGGGCCGCATCCTCGATCAG CCCTACGATGTGAACCTGCAGGTGACCGCTGTGCTCTCCAAGCTCTCCATGTTCCCGCACCCCCACCTGCACGAGTACCTGCTGGACCCTTACATCAACCTGGCCCCCGGCTGCAGGTCCCTGTTCTCCGTCATCGTCAGGGTGAGGCTAGATTATACACTTTATCTTATCTATTGTTGA
- the fhip2a gene encoding FHF complex subunit HOOK interacting protein 2A isoform X1, whose protein sequence is MFSKFTSILQHAVEALAPSLPLQEDFVYHWKAITHYYIETSDDKAPVTDTNIPSHLEQMLDILTQEERERESGETGPCMEYLLHHKILETLYTLGKADCPPGMKQQVLTFYTKLLAHIRQPLLPHINVHRPVQKLVRLCGDVLAAPTENEEIQFLCIVCSKLKQDPYLVNFFLENKSKRPEAKRPTEAGKDNVLDPDTGQSAAMGRADRPEEVAAAASTSSPTNNNNNGNNYNLVTSLLNLTKSPDGRIVVKACEGLMLLVSLPEPAAAKCLTENTGLCELLTDRLVSFYKALPQSMDPLDIETVESVNWGLDVYNLKEDAAIFTGKRPLISFLSWLDYCDQLIKEAQKSAAAVMARNVRERFFVSVMEPQLMQTSEVGILTSTALLNRIIRQVTSEALLQEMIYFLLGEETEPETAATVAQNPLRHRLIEHCDHLSDEISIMTLRLFEQLIQKPNQHVLHSLVLRGLGERNYLENKPQEEREPLENGLPHDAVDLEEDPLFGDDLSSDSRLSGSDWLTSSPPQSPDNSKSDGKTEVHKIVNSFLCLVPDEAKSSYQVEGTGYDTYLRDAHRQFRDYCGVCQRWDWRGNPKPLEKCNLDSPFFEGHFLKVLFDRMGRILDQPYDVNLQVTAVLSKLSMFPHPHLHEYLLDPYINLAPGCRSLFSVIVRVRLDYTLYLIYC, encoded by the exons cTTGCCCCGTCGCTGCCCTTGCAGGAGGACTTTGTCTATCACTGGAAGGCAATTACACATTATTACATCGAGACATCTG ATGACAAAGCTCCAGTCACAGACACCAATATCCCATCCCACCTGGAACAGATGCTGGACATCCTGACCCAGGAGGAAAGGGAGAGGGAGTCTGGAGAGACGGGGCCCTGCATGGAGTATCTCCTCCACCACAAGATCCTCGAGACTCTCTACACCTTGGGAAAGGCAGAT TGTCCTCCGGGGATGAAGCAGCAGGTGCTCACCTTCTACACAAAGCTGCTAGCACACATTCGTCAACCTCTCCTGCCACACATCAATGTCCACAGACCTGTGCAG AAACTGGTCCGTCTGTGTGGAGATGTGCTGGCTGCTCCTACAGAAAACGAAGAGATTCAGTTCCTCTGTATAGTCTGTTCCAAACTGAAGCAGGACCCATACCTTGTCAACTTCTTCCTCGAG AACAAATCAAAGCGACCTGAGGCGAAGAGACCTACAGAGGCGGGGAAGGACAATGTGTTGGATCCAGACACCGGTCAGTCTGCAGCAATGGGGCGGGCTGACCGCCCAGAGGAAGTTGCAGCTGCTGCCTCCACCTCTAGTCCcaccaataacaacaataacGGCAACAATTACAATCTCGTCACATCGCTGCTCAACCTCACAAAGAGCCCC GATGGCAGGATAGTGGTGAAGGCATGCGAGGGTCTGATGCTGCTGGTCAGTTTGCCAGAGCCTGCAGCTGCCAAGTGTTTAACAGAAAACACAGGACTCTGTGAGCTGCTGACTGACAGGCTGGTGTCCTTCTATAAAGCCCTGCCACAGTCCATGGACCCCTTGGACATCGAGACGGTGGAGTCTGTTAACTGGGG TCTGGACGTGTATAACCTGAAGGAGGATGCCGCTATCTTCACAGGAAAGAGGCCTCTCATCTCCTTCCTGTCGTGGCTAGATTACTGTGACCAGCTCATCAAGGAGGCTCAGAAG tcagcagcagcagtgatgGCAAGAAATGTGAGGGAAAGATTCTTTGTGTCTGTGATGGAGCCGCAGCTGATGCAGAC GTCGGAGGTGGGCATCCTGACCTCCACGGCCCTGCTGAACAGGATCATCAGGCAGGTGACCTCAGAGGCTCTGCTGCAGGAGATGATCTACTTCTTGCTGGGAGAGGAGACGGAGCCAGAGACCGCTGCGACTGTGGCTCAGAATCCACTGCGACACAGACTCATCGAGCACTGCGACCATCTCTCAGACGAG ATCAGCATCATGACGCTGCGGCTGTTTGAGCAGCTGATCCAGAAGCCCAACCAGCACGTCCTGCACAGCTTGGTGCTGCGCGGCCTGGGGGAGAGGAACTACCTGGAGAACAAACCCCAGGAGGAGCGGGAGCCCCTGGAGAACGGGCTGCCCCACGATGCGGT AGACCTTGAGGAGGATCCACTGTTCGGGGATGACCTCTCTTCTGATAGCAGGCTGTCCGGATCTGATTGGCTCACCTCGTCTCCACCACAGAGTCCTGACAACTCAAAGTCTGACGGCAAGACAGAGGTCCACAAGATCGtcaacag TTTCCTGTGTTTGGTGCCTGATGAGGCCAAGTCATCGTATCAAGTCGAAGGCACAGGCTATGACACCTACCTCAGAGACGCTcacagacag TTCAGGGACTATTGTGGGGTCTGCCAGCGGTGGGACTGGAGGGGGAATCCAAAACCTTTAGAGAAGTGTAACCTGGACAGCCCGTTCTTCGAGGGCCACTTCCTCAAGGTTCTCTTCGACAGGATGGGCCGCATCCTCGATCAG CCCTACGATGTGAACCTGCAGGTGACCGCTGTGCTCTCCAAGCTCTCCATGTTCCCGCACCCCCACCTGCACGAGTACCTGCTGGACCCTTACATCAACCTGGCCCCCGGCTGCAGGTCCCTGTTCTCCGTCATCGTCAGGGTGAGGCTAGATTATACACTTTATCTTATCTATTGTTGA